A stretch of the Vigna radiata var. radiata cultivar VC1973A chromosome 9, Vradiata_ver6, whole genome shotgun sequence genome encodes the following:
- the LOC111242565 gene encoding uncharacterized protein LOC111242565 isoform X2: MSKLHDQWVSMAIADDSLVAHQLLLLRCHHLSSVNPWTCRQRRTTRLPAAAARASPTNSLDGFEGSTRPIAPMRSSEPKTISQLRRVEQEKKEEGKNLRDELEATYLKYDRRRAEGERLKKTKEELLSRRYLETDVSNIDRTEDHIVENESAASEDGKSGGQQPRIFLPDLNEAPVEDFTEFVGFNQ, from the exons ATGTCCAAGCTCCACGACCAGTGGGTTTCCATGGCCATCGCCGACGACAGCCTCGTCGCACACCAGCTCCTTCTTCTCCGCTGCCACCACCTCTCCTCCGTCAACCCCTGGACGTGCCGTCAGCGCCGAACCACCAGGCTTCCTGCTGCCGCTGCCCGTGCCAGTCCCACCAACTCCCTTGACGGCTTCGAAGGTTCCACTCGCCCAATCGCACCAATGCGATCCTCAGAGCCTAAG ACTATCTCTCAGCTACGACGAGTGGAACAAGAGAAGAAAGAGGAAGGGAAGAATTTAAGAGAC GAGCTAGAAGCCACATATCTCAAATATGATAGAAGAAGAGCAGAAGGCGAAAGGTTAAAGAAAACAAAG GAGGAGTTGTTGTCTCGGCGTTACTTAGAAACGGATGTATCAAACATAGACCGGACAGAAGATCATATTGTTGAGAACGAATCAGCTGCTTCCGAGGATGGAAAGAGCGGTGGCCAGCAACCTCGAATATTCTTACCCGATCTGAATGAAGCTCCGGTGGAGGATTTCACAGAATTTGTTGGGTTTAACCAATAG
- the LOC111242565 gene encoding uncharacterized protein LOC111242565 isoform X1 gives MSKLHDQWVSMAIADDSLVAHQLLLLRCHHLSSVNPWTCRQRRTTRLPAAAARASPTNSLDGFEGSTRPIAPMRSSEPKPLDKTATFPDNSKSSSSKKKRTISQLRRVEQEKKEEGKNLRDELEATYLKYDRRRAEGERLKKTKEELLSRRYLETDVSNIDRTEDHIVENESAASEDGKSGGQQPRIFLPDLNEAPVEDFTEFVGFNQ, from the exons ATGTCCAAGCTCCACGACCAGTGGGTTTCCATGGCCATCGCCGACGACAGCCTCGTCGCACACCAGCTCCTTCTTCTCCGCTGCCACCACCTCTCCTCCGTCAACCCCTGGACGTGCCGTCAGCGCCGAACCACCAGGCTTCCTGCTGCCGCTGCCCGTGCCAGTCCCACCAACTCCCTTGACGGCTTCGAAGGTTCCACTCGCCCAATCGCACCAATGCGATCCTCAGAGCCTAAG CCTTTGGATAAAACTGCAACTTTCCCTGATAACAGTAAAAGTTCTtcttcaaagaagaaaaga ACTATCTCTCAGCTACGACGAGTGGAACAAGAGAAGAAAGAGGAAGGGAAGAATTTAAGAGAC GAGCTAGAAGCCACATATCTCAAATATGATAGAAGAAGAGCAGAAGGCGAAAGGTTAAAGAAAACAAAG GAGGAGTTGTTGTCTCGGCGTTACTTAGAAACGGATGTATCAAACATAGACCGGACAGAAGATCATATTGTTGAGAACGAATCAGCTGCTTCCGAGGATGGAAAGAGCGGTGGCCAGCAACCTCGAATATTCTTACCCGATCTGAATGAAGCTCCGGTGGAGGATTTCACAGAATTTGTTGGGTTTAACCAATAG
- the LOC106773513 gene encoding uncharacterized protein LOC106773513 has product MALLLRLNRRRATSSRTLFFSTSNSDSNSGSNSPFSSLXREVRENLKQPXSPSSNPRSQPLFANEIRKNLSEFRAKTAPPPPGHPSQQQQQQFSFQQIYQRQNAQGNPPRSGEPPSLRMDTIRESLRNFSGAQNSPWQGRPGMIGGTNALPQDIFGKEMRKEGTQSKTMFSAGFLKTYSVEDLGKKLRKLRPEGKEKGWFSVRELNERLVRLRKMEEEQARSNIHDSTIGAIRECLVEINQEQNNAAKKASAQGLSILNHLSGTPTFSLEPPKPHLVEKYFHPDNMSSAEKMKVELAKVRDEFKMSESDCGSARVQIAQLTTKIKHLSAVLHKKDVHSRKGLIAMVQRRKRLLKYLRRTDWDSYCFVISKLGLRDNPEHSYRSRTSMAT; this is encoded by the exons ATGGCCCTTCTTCTCCGTCTCAATCGTCGGAGGGCAACCAGCTCTCGCACNCTCTTCTTCTCGACTTCGAATTCCGATTCTAACTCCGGCTCCAACTCTCCCTTCTCTTCCCTTTTNAGAGAGGTAAGGGAAAATCTCAAACAACCCNCATCCCCTTCCTCAAACCCTCGCTCACAACCACTCTTCGCAAACGAGATCCGAAAAAACCTCAGCGAGTTCCGCGCCAAGACCGCTCCTCCTCCGCCCGGCCACCCGtcgcagcagcagcagcagcaattTTCGTTCCAGCAAATCTACCAGCGCCAGAACGCGCAGGGGAATCCCCCCAGATCGGGAGAACCGCCCTCCCTCAGAATGGATACCATTCGCGAGAGCCTGCGGAACTTTTCTGGTGCCCAAAACTCGCCGTGGCAGGGCCGTCCTGGGATGATCGGCGGCACGAACGCCTTGCCGCAGGACATTTTCGGGAAAGAGATGAGGAAAGAGGGTACGCAGTCGAAGACGATGTTTTCGGCGGGGTTCTTGAAGACTTACAGCGTGGAGGATTTGGGGAAGAAATTGAGAAAGCTGAGGCCGGAGGGAAAGGAAAAGGGTTGGTTTTCAGTGAGGGAGTTGAATGAGAGGTTGGTGAGGTTGAGGAAGATGGAGGAGGAGCAAGCCCGTTCCAATATCCATGATTCTACTATTGGCGCAATAAGGGAATGTCTCGTTGAGATTAATCAAGAGCAAAATAATGCCGCGAAGAAAGCTTCAG CACAGGGACTTAGCATATTGAACCATTTGAGTGGGACTCCAACCTTCTCTCTGGAACCTCCTAAACCCCATCTTGTTGAAAag TACTTTCATCCGGATAACATGTCCTCCGCTGAGAAGATGAAAGTTGAGCTTGCGAAGGTTAGGGATGAGTTTAAAATGTCGGAGTCGGACTGCGGTTCTGCGCGTGTTCAAA TTGCCCAACTCACAACTAAGATCAAGCATCTATCCGCAGTCCTACACAAGAAG GATGTTCATTCTCGTAAAGGATTGATAGCAATGGTTCAGAGGAGAAAAAGATTACTGAAATACCTCAGAAGAACTGATTGGGATTCCTATTGCTTTGTTATCTCTAAGCTGGGTCTTCGTGATAATCCTGAGCATAGCTATAGATCTCGAACTAGTATGGCAACTTAA
- the LOC106773515 gene encoding cinnamoyl-CoA reductase 1 isoform X2 — protein sequence MAAKTVCVTGAGGFVASWLVKLLLSKGYNVHGTVRQPGSEKYEHLLKLEGASENLTLFKADLLNYESILSAIAGCTAVFHVASPVPSTIVPNPQVEVIEPAVQGTTNVLQACLETKVQRVVYVSSVTAIGIGPNIPKDKVIDESYWSDKDYCKKTQNWYCYSKTEAEEQALDFGKRTGLDVVSICPSIVWGPILQSTTVNASSLVLPKLLKGGDSFENKTRWIVDVRDVVDAILLVYEKPEAEQRYICTAHTIKTRDLVEKLKSIYPSYKYPSNFTEVDDYLRFSSEKLERLGWKYRSLEETLIDSVESYREAGLLQFE from the exons ATGGCAGCAAAGACGGTGTGCGTGACTGGTGCTGGAGGATTCGTGGCGTCTTGGCTTGTTAAGCTTCTTCTCTCCAAAGGTTACAATGTCCATGGAACAGTGAGACAACCCG GTAGTGAGAAATATGAGCACTTACTGAAACTGGAGGGAGCTTCTGAAAACCTCACACTCTTCAAGGCAGATCTCTTGAATTACGAGTCTATTCTCTCAGCAATTGCTGGATGCACTGCGGTTTTTCATGTCGCAAGTCCTGTACCCTCAACCATTGTTCCCAACCCTCAG GTAGAAGTGATTGAACCTGCTGTGCAAGGAACCACTAACGTACTTCAAGCTTGTCTTGAAACTAAAGTACAACGAGTTGTCTATGTGTCATCGGTGACTGCTATTGGCATTGGCCCAAATATACCTAAAGATAAAGTGATTGATGAGTCCTATTGGTCTGATAAAGATTACTGCAAAAAAACTCAG AACTGGTACTGTTATTCAAAGACAGAGGCAGAGGAGCAGGCCCTGGACTTTGGAAAAAGAACTGGCCTTGATGTGGTAAGCATTTGTCCTTCCATTGTGTGGGGGCCAATTTTGCAGTCAACCACTGTCAATGCTAGTAGCTTGGTTCTCCCCAAACTTTTGAAAG GTGGTGACTCATTTGAAAATAAGACCCGTTGGATAGTCGATGTACGGGATGTAGTTGATGCAATACTTTTGGTGTACGAGAAGCCTGAGGCAGAGCAGAGATACATATGCACTGCACACACCATCAAAACACGGGATTTGGTAGAGAAACTGAAGAGTATATATCCAAGCTACAAGTACCCTTCCAA CTTCACTGAGGTGGATGATTACTTAAGGTTCAGCTCAGAGAAACTGGAAAGGTTGGGTTGGAAATACAGGTCGCTGGAGGAAACACTCATTGATTCTGTCGAGAGCTATCGAGAGGCTGGGCTCCTGCAATTCGAATaa
- the LOC106773515 gene encoding cinnamoyl-CoA reductase 1 isoform X1: protein MAAKTVCVTGAGGFVASWLVKLLLSKGYNVHGTVRQPGSEKYEHLLKLEGASENLTLFKADLLNYESILSAIAGCTAVFHVASPVPSTIVPNPQVEVIEPAVQGTTNVLQACLETKVQRVVYVSSVTAIGIGPNIPKDKVIDESYWSDKDYCKKTQNWYCYSKTEAEEQALDFGKRTGLDVVSICPSIVWGPILQSTTVNASSLVLPKLLKGGDSFENKTRWIVDVRDVVDAILLVYEKPEAEQRYICTAHTIKTRDLVEKLKSIYPSYKYPSNFIAGSFTEVDDYLRFSSEKLERLGWKYRSLEETLIDSVESYREAGLLQFE, encoded by the exons ATGGCAGCAAAGACGGTGTGCGTGACTGGTGCTGGAGGATTCGTGGCGTCTTGGCTTGTTAAGCTTCTTCTCTCCAAAGGTTACAATGTCCATGGAACAGTGAGACAACCCG GTAGTGAGAAATATGAGCACTTACTGAAACTGGAGGGAGCTTCTGAAAACCTCACACTCTTCAAGGCAGATCTCTTGAATTACGAGTCTATTCTCTCAGCAATTGCTGGATGCACTGCGGTTTTTCATGTCGCAAGTCCTGTACCCTCAACCATTGTTCCCAACCCTCAG GTAGAAGTGATTGAACCTGCTGTGCAAGGAACCACTAACGTACTTCAAGCTTGTCTTGAAACTAAAGTACAACGAGTTGTCTATGTGTCATCGGTGACTGCTATTGGCATTGGCCCAAATATACCTAAAGATAAAGTGATTGATGAGTCCTATTGGTCTGATAAAGATTACTGCAAAAAAACTCAG AACTGGTACTGTTATTCAAAGACAGAGGCAGAGGAGCAGGCCCTGGACTTTGGAAAAAGAACTGGCCTTGATGTGGTAAGCATTTGTCCTTCCATTGTGTGGGGGCCAATTTTGCAGTCAACCACTGTCAATGCTAGTAGCTTGGTTCTCCCCAAACTTTTGAAAG GTGGTGACTCATTTGAAAATAAGACCCGTTGGATAGTCGATGTACGGGATGTAGTTGATGCAATACTTTTGGTGTACGAGAAGCCTGAGGCAGAGCAGAGATACATATGCACTGCACACACCATCAAAACACGGGATTTGGTAGAGAAACTGAAGAGTATATATCCAAGCTACAAGTACCCTTCCAA CTTCATTGCCGGCAGCTTCACTGAGGTGGATGATTACTTAAGGTTCAGCTCAGAGAAACTGGAAAGGTTGGGTTGGAAATACAGGTCGCTGGAGGAAACACTCATTGATTCTGTCGAGAGCTATCGAGAGGCTGGGCTCCTGCAATTCGAATaa
- the LOC106773511 gene encoding F-box/LRR-repeat protein 2 → MTVKDFPEECWESVFRFLGLGHHHLESLSLVCKQFLAITNRLHFSLTVYDPTIPLLPRLFLRFPRLKILDLSLLNGHHEGLLRQISQSGLELDLINLSNQRTLPVDGLRELGSNMKNLRVLICSNIGSLRDSHLVIIAYCFPLLEKLDISFPLNSQASDFGVLRLSSMLEHLRKINISGNHLITDKSLFSLCQNCLSLEEISFFICFKITQTGIASAIRLRPGLSSIAFNIEKKRIHGPGLTLTPIDLNLIDSFRTLKRLNAIDLSNSVISDEFLFAVAEGAGLLLKKLILQDCCNCTFSGISYVLSKCQSVQCLDLRKVDFLTDQCISKLSVFLLSLTTINLSGCCQLTNSTFFILTRNCPLLSEIKMERTYLGVEGEEDSMRDFSVNHEVKKVFLGDNVLLSDASLVKFVSICPSLQLLDLFGCEGVSGEGVVEVLKRCSEIRHLNLANTGMKVFDIDFEVSNLKVLKLSGSKIEDETLSVISRRCDGLLLLDIQSCWRVTAKGVREVVENCKTLKELNLKNCRLVSDDFVAWLEFSKPSLRIIVTPTDVGAYY, encoded by the coding sequence ATGACTGTGAAAGATTTTCCTGAAGAATGTTGGGAATCAGTCTTCAGATTCCTTGGCCTTGGTCATCATCATTTGGAGTCTCTATCTCTGGTTTGCAAGCAGTTTCTTGCCATTACAAATAGGCTTCACTTTTCTCTCACAGTGTATGATCCAACCATTCCACTTCTTCCTCGGTTGTTCCTTAGATTTCCAAGGCTCAAAATCTTAGACCTGAGTCTCTTGAATGGCCACCATGAAGGCTTGCTTCGTCAAATTTCACAATCTGGGTTGGAGCTTGATTTGATTAATCTATCCAACCAGAGAACACTTCCTGTTGATGGCTTGCGAGAACTTGGCTCAAACATGAAAAATTTGAGGGTTCTGATCTGCTCAAACATTGGCTCTCTTCGTGATAGTCATCTGGTAATCATAGCTTATTGTTTCCCATTGCTTGAAAAGCTTGACATAAGCTTCCCATTGAATTCTCAAGCATCTGATTTTGGGGTTCTAAGGCTGTCTTCTATGCTTGAGCATCTTCGCAAGATTAATATCTCTGGTAATCATTTGATCACTGATAAATCATTGTTCTCCCTTTGCCAAAACTGTTTGTCATTGGAAGAGATTTCATTCTTCATCTGTTTTAAGATCACTCAAACAGGCATTGCCTCTGCGATCCGCCTCAGACCCGGTTTGAGCTCCATTGCCTTTaacattgaaaagaaaagaatacatgGACCTGGTTTAACACTCACCCCCATTGACTTGAATTTGATCGATTCATTCAGGACATTGAAAAGGTTAAATGCTATTGATTTGTCCAATTCTGTTATCTCGGATGAGTTTCTCTTTGCGGTTGCAGAAGGTGCAGGTCTTCTGCTAAAGAAGCTTATCCTCCAAGACTGTTGCAATTGTACATTTTCAGGAATCTCTTATGTGTTATCCAAATGCCAATCTGTTCAATGCTTGGATCTTCGGAAAGTTGATTTTTTAACTGATCAATGTATCAGCAAGTTATCTGTATTTCTTCTTAGCCTAACCACTATAAACCTCAGTGGTTGTTGCCAGCTGACAAATTCAACATTTTTCATTCTCACAAGAAACTGTCCTTTGCTCAGTGAGATCAAAATGGAAAGGACATATCTTGGGGTGGAAGGGGAAGAAGATTCAATGAGGGATTTTTCTGTCAACCATGAagtgaaaaaagtgtttttggGTGATAATGTTTTGCTGAGTGATGCAAGTTTGGTAAAATTTGTTTCCATTTGCCCCAGTTTGCAGCTTCTTGACTTATTCGGTTGTGAGGGTGTTTCTGGTGAAGGTGTTGTTGAGGTTTTGAAGAGATGCAGTGAGATAAGGCATTTGAACCTGGCTAATACAGGAATGAAAGTGTTTGATATAGACTTTGAAGTTTCGAACCTGAAGGTGTTGAAGTTGTCAGGGTCAAAAATTGAGGATGAAACTCTCTCAGTAATTTCAAGAAGGTGTGATGGACTGCTACTTCTGGACATTCAGAGTTGCTGGCGTGTTACAGCAAAGGGTGTTAGAGAAGTAGTAGAAAACTGCAAGacattgaaggagttgaatCTGAAGAATTGTAGGTTGGTGAGTGATGATTTTGTTGCTTGGTTGGAGTTTTCAAAACCATCATTGAGAATAATAGTCACACCTACTGATGTTGGTGCTTATTACTGA